From one Populus alba chromosome 17, ASM523922v2, whole genome shotgun sequence genomic stretch:
- the LOC118054982 gene encoding uncharacterized protein isoform X2 yields the protein MFGGQVIPPSKSPHLRKSDKEEGNVEMEGLLHSTGSNDLKIASLPITTAAIMPSPILLWRFKVLLFFLWGFICCKIGWDSVMRMSVNLRDLFLYEAFLYYNPLLLVTMMVWLWGVNLWVFAQSTISYAKIFDLDQTHLTHREIWKVATWMTIIVPTSMTAYLYLYSHGEVSLAASQPVLLYCAVSLVLIFPFDIFYLSSRYYLLRTLWRIVFPLQAITFADFFVADILTSMSKVFSDLERSVCRMVHRQVATIAWFEADSVCGSHSIGIPIALVLPYIFRLFQCLRQYKDTKEKTTLFNALKYSTAVPVIFLSALKYHVLPDSWTNFYRPLWLLSGVINSLYSFYWDVTRDWDLSCFTRIFKYNKPSLCSYLLHGRKWVYFWVIGSNFILRLAWTYKLSAHLRHNYLTVFTITALEMIRRFQWVFFRVENEWNKMSSKSNLQLSEISSEEDKLLSPNDHNV from the exons ATGTTTGGAGGTCAAGTGATTCCGCCTAGCAAAAGTCCGCATTTAAGGAAGTCTG ATAAGGAAGAGGGAAATGTTGAGATGGAAGGTTTGTTACATTCTACGGGGTcgaatgatttgaaaattgcTAGTTTACCGATTACTACTGCAGCGATAATGCCTTCTCCAATATTGTTATGGAGATTCAAG GTACTGTTGTTTTTTCTCTGGGGTTTTATTTGCTGCAAG aTTGGATGGGATTCTGTTATGAGAATGAGTGTGAATTTGCGGGACCTTTTTCTTTACGAGGCATTTTTGTATTACAATCCTCTTCTTCTTGTG ACTATGATGGTTTGGCTTTGGGGAGTTAATTTGTGGGTTTTTGCACAGTCTACCATCAGCTATGCCAAAATTTTTGATCTGGACCAAACTCATCTTACTCACAGAGAAATATGGAAG GTTGCCACATGGATGACTATCATCGTCCCTACTAGCATGACAGCATATCTTTATCTATATTCTCATGGAGAAGTGTCGTTGGCTGCATCACAACCA GTCTTATTATACTGTGCTGTTTCTTTGGTTTTGATATTcccctttgatattttttacttgtCATCCCGCTACTACTTGCTAAGGACTCTTTGGCGGATAGTTTTCCCATTACAG GCTATTACATTTGCTGACTTCTTTGTGGCTGATATATTGACCTCCATGTCAAag GTGTTCTCAGATCTGGAGCGTTCAGTTTGTCGAATGGTCCATCGCCAG GTTGCCACTATAGCATGGTTTGAAGCTGACTCTGTTTGCGGCAGCCACTCCATTGGGATCCCTATAGCTCTAGTTTTGCCTTACATTTTCCGATTATTTCAGTGTCTTCGACAATACAAGGATACTAAGGAGAAAACAACTCTTTTTAATG CTTTAAAATATTCGACTGCAGTACCAGTGATTTTTCTTTCAGCCCTTAAATATCATGTCCTCCCGGATAGTTGGACAAACTTCTATAGGCCACTATGGCTTCTCTCAGGTGTCATAAACTCATTGTATTCGTTCTACTGGGATGTGACCCGGGATTGGGACTTGAG CTGTTTCACCCgaattttcaaatataacaaACCAAGTCTGTGTTCGTACCTGTTACATGGACGAAAATGG GTTTATTTTTGGGTGATAGGAAGCAATTTCATTTTGCGATTGGCATGGACATACAAGCTGTCTGCTCACCTCCGCCACAATTACCTCACAGTATTCACAATCACTGCCTTGGAGATGATTCGCCGGTTCCAGTGGGTTTTCTTCCGTGTGGAAAATGAATGGAATAAAATGAGTTCGAAGTCAAATCTTCAGCTGTCTGAGATCTCATCTGAAGAAGACAAATTACTCTCTCCCAATGACCACAATGTATAG
- the LOC118054982 gene encoding uncharacterized protein isoform X1 — protein MFGGQVIPPSKSPHLRKSGSRPVVFDLDKEEGNVEMEGLLHSTGSNDLKIASLPITTAAIMPSPILLWRFKVLLFFLWGFICCKIGWDSVMRMSVNLRDLFLYEAFLYYNPLLLVTMMVWLWGVNLWVFAQSTISYAKIFDLDQTHLTHREIWKVATWMTIIVPTSMTAYLYLYSHGEVSLAASQPVLLYCAVSLVLIFPFDIFYLSSRYYLLRTLWRIVFPLQAITFADFFVADILTSMSKVFSDLERSVCRMVHRQVATIAWFEADSVCGSHSIGIPIALVLPYIFRLFQCLRQYKDTKEKTTLFNALKYSTAVPVIFLSALKYHVLPDSWTNFYRPLWLLSGVINSLYSFYWDVTRDWDLSCFTRIFKYNKPSLCSYLLHGRKWVYFWVIGSNFILRLAWTYKLSAHLRHNYLTVFTITALEMIRRFQWVFFRVENEWNKMSSKSNLQLSEISSEEDKLLSPNDHNV, from the exons ATGTTTGGAGGTCAAGTGATTCCGCCTAGCAAAAGTCCGCATTTAAGGAAGTCTGGTAGCCGACCTGTCGTCTTTGATCTTG ATAAGGAAGAGGGAAATGTTGAGATGGAAGGTTTGTTACATTCTACGGGGTcgaatgatttgaaaattgcTAGTTTACCGATTACTACTGCAGCGATAATGCCTTCTCCAATATTGTTATGGAGATTCAAG GTACTGTTGTTTTTTCTCTGGGGTTTTATTTGCTGCAAG aTTGGATGGGATTCTGTTATGAGAATGAGTGTGAATTTGCGGGACCTTTTTCTTTACGAGGCATTTTTGTATTACAATCCTCTTCTTCTTGTG ACTATGATGGTTTGGCTTTGGGGAGTTAATTTGTGGGTTTTTGCACAGTCTACCATCAGCTATGCCAAAATTTTTGATCTGGACCAAACTCATCTTACTCACAGAGAAATATGGAAG GTTGCCACATGGATGACTATCATCGTCCCTACTAGCATGACAGCATATCTTTATCTATATTCTCATGGAGAAGTGTCGTTGGCTGCATCACAACCA GTCTTATTATACTGTGCTGTTTCTTTGGTTTTGATATTcccctttgatattttttacttgtCATCCCGCTACTACTTGCTAAGGACTCTTTGGCGGATAGTTTTCCCATTACAG GCTATTACATTTGCTGACTTCTTTGTGGCTGATATATTGACCTCCATGTCAAag GTGTTCTCAGATCTGGAGCGTTCAGTTTGTCGAATGGTCCATCGCCAG GTTGCCACTATAGCATGGTTTGAAGCTGACTCTGTTTGCGGCAGCCACTCCATTGGGATCCCTATAGCTCTAGTTTTGCCTTACATTTTCCGATTATTTCAGTGTCTTCGACAATACAAGGATACTAAGGAGAAAACAACTCTTTTTAATG CTTTAAAATATTCGACTGCAGTACCAGTGATTTTTCTTTCAGCCCTTAAATATCATGTCCTCCCGGATAGTTGGACAAACTTCTATAGGCCACTATGGCTTCTCTCAGGTGTCATAAACTCATTGTATTCGTTCTACTGGGATGTGACCCGGGATTGGGACTTGAG CTGTTTCACCCgaattttcaaatataacaaACCAAGTCTGTGTTCGTACCTGTTACATGGACGAAAATGG GTTTATTTTTGGGTGATAGGAAGCAATTTCATTTTGCGATTGGCATGGACATACAAGCTGTCTGCTCACCTCCGCCACAATTACCTCACAGTATTCACAATCACTGCCTTGGAGATGATTCGCCGGTTCCAGTGGGTTTTCTTCCGTGTGGAAAATGAATGGAATAAAATGAGTTCGAAGTCAAATCTTCAGCTGTCTGAGATCTCATCTGAAGAAGACAAATTACTCTCTCCCAATGACCACAATGTATAG
- the LOC118054982 gene encoding uncharacterized protein isoform X3, with amino-acid sequence MEGLLHSTGSNDLKIASLPITTAAIMPSPILLWRFKVLLFFLWGFICCKIGWDSVMRMSVNLRDLFLYEAFLYYNPLLLVTMMVWLWGVNLWVFAQSTISYAKIFDLDQTHLTHREIWKVATWMTIIVPTSMTAYLYLYSHGEVSLAASQPVLLYCAVSLVLIFPFDIFYLSSRYYLLRTLWRIVFPLQAITFADFFVADILTSMSKVFSDLERSVCRMVHRQVATIAWFEADSVCGSHSIGIPIALVLPYIFRLFQCLRQYKDTKEKTTLFNALKYSTAVPVIFLSALKYHVLPDSWTNFYRPLWLLSGVINSLYSFYWDVTRDWDLSCFTRIFKYNKPSLCSYLLHGRKWVYFWVIGSNFILRLAWTYKLSAHLRHNYLTVFTITALEMIRRFQWVFFRVENEWNKMSSKSNLQLSEISSEEDKLLSPNDHNV; translated from the exons ATGGAAGGTTTGTTACATTCTACGGGGTcgaatgatttgaaaattgcTAGTTTACCGATTACTACTGCAGCGATAATGCCTTCTCCAATATTGTTATGGAGATTCAAG GTACTGTTGTTTTTTCTCTGGGGTTTTATTTGCTGCAAG aTTGGATGGGATTCTGTTATGAGAATGAGTGTGAATTTGCGGGACCTTTTTCTTTACGAGGCATTTTTGTATTACAATCCTCTTCTTCTTGTG ACTATGATGGTTTGGCTTTGGGGAGTTAATTTGTGGGTTTTTGCACAGTCTACCATCAGCTATGCCAAAATTTTTGATCTGGACCAAACTCATCTTACTCACAGAGAAATATGGAAG GTTGCCACATGGATGACTATCATCGTCCCTACTAGCATGACAGCATATCTTTATCTATATTCTCATGGAGAAGTGTCGTTGGCTGCATCACAACCA GTCTTATTATACTGTGCTGTTTCTTTGGTTTTGATATTcccctttgatattttttacttgtCATCCCGCTACTACTTGCTAAGGACTCTTTGGCGGATAGTTTTCCCATTACAG GCTATTACATTTGCTGACTTCTTTGTGGCTGATATATTGACCTCCATGTCAAag GTGTTCTCAGATCTGGAGCGTTCAGTTTGTCGAATGGTCCATCGCCAG GTTGCCACTATAGCATGGTTTGAAGCTGACTCTGTTTGCGGCAGCCACTCCATTGGGATCCCTATAGCTCTAGTTTTGCCTTACATTTTCCGATTATTTCAGTGTCTTCGACAATACAAGGATACTAAGGAGAAAACAACTCTTTTTAATG CTTTAAAATATTCGACTGCAGTACCAGTGATTTTTCTTTCAGCCCTTAAATATCATGTCCTCCCGGATAGTTGGACAAACTTCTATAGGCCACTATGGCTTCTCTCAGGTGTCATAAACTCATTGTATTCGTTCTACTGGGATGTGACCCGGGATTGGGACTTGAG CTGTTTCACCCgaattttcaaatataacaaACCAAGTCTGTGTTCGTACCTGTTACATGGACGAAAATGG GTTTATTTTTGGGTGATAGGAAGCAATTTCATTTTGCGATTGGCATGGACATACAAGCTGTCTGCTCACCTCCGCCACAATTACCTCACAGTATTCACAATCACTGCCTTGGAGATGATTCGCCGGTTCCAGTGGGTTTTCTTCCGTGTGGAAAATGAATGGAATAAAATGAGTTCGAAGTCAAATCTTCAGCTGTCTGAGATCTCATCTGAAGAAGACAAATTACTCTCTCCCAATGACCACAATGTATAG